In the Populus trichocarpa isolate Nisqually-1 chromosome 1, P.trichocarpa_v4.1, whole genome shotgun sequence genome, one interval contains:
- the LOC18095470 gene encoding receptor-like protein 7: protein MSCSGRAGQVIFCLLILMLYCQLTVSQLCPKDESYALLQLKDGFEYDESASLDCSPPYPRMASWKSGTDCCSWDGVACHGVTGHVIALDLSCSGLRGNLSSNSSLFHLSHLRRLNLAFNYFNRSSIPPEFGMFSSLTHLNLSSTWFSGQVPTEISHLSKLISLDLSLNEPLILEAPAMKMIVQNLTLVREIFLDYINMSSVDLGSLMNLSSSLTSLSLNLCGLQGQFPENIFHLPNLQLLSLLLNSDLYGRLPVSNWSSSLELLKLGSTSFSGGLPEIIGNLDSIKVLDLGNCAFYGSVPASLGNLQQLNQLDLSNNNWTGQIPDVFGNLSKLNSLSLQVGNFSGMLPSSVFNLTELLRLDLSQNQLEGTLPDHICGLDNVTYLDLSYNLLSGTIPSCLFGLPSLVWFNLNNNHLTGELGEHWSKSLLEIRLESNKINGLIPPSISELVNLTNFDVSSNNLSGIVDLNLFSNMKNLWGLDLSHNSLSVVTNNNRNSTWPQFYKLALSSCNIIEFPDFLKIQNQLNFLSLSHNRIHGEIPKWLSAKGMQSLQYLDLSHNFLTIVNELPPSLQYLDLTSNLLQQPFPILPQSMYILLIANNKLTGEIPPWICNITTFQIINLSNNSLSGNIPQCLGNFSTELSVLNLRSNSFHGTIPGSFTEGNKIRSLDLNGNELEGSLPLSLANCKMLEVLDLGNNYINDSFPLWLQTLPKLQVLVLRSNRLHGSIGNPTAISPFSSLRIIDLSHNEFIGLLPTQYIANFQAMKKVDGEVKATPKYIGEIYYQDSIVLTMKGTEIPMERILTIFTTIDLSSNRFEGQIPKEVGLLSSLIVLNISRNSVTGQIPSSLGNLTALESLDLSSNGLGGGIPSQLTRLTFLAVLNLSYNQLVGPIPHGSQFDTFQNDSYVGNLRLCGFPLSVKCSGDVAPQPPPFQEKEDPASLFNWKFAMIGYGCGLVIGLSVGYIVFTTGKPQWFVRKVEVEQKKWLRRRTKRNI, encoded by the coding sequence ATGAGTTGCTCAGGACGGGCTGGTCAAGTCATATTTTGCCTCCTGATATTGATGTTGTATTGTCAACTAACTGTGTCACAATTATGCCCCAAAGATGAAAGCTATGCTTTACTCCAACTTAAGGATGGATTTGAGTATGATGAATCCGCTTCGTTGGATTGCAGCCCTCCTTATCCTAGGATGGCCTCATGGAAATCTGGAACAGATTGCTGTTCGTGGGATGGAGTCGCATGCCATGGGGTCACAGGTCATGTGATCGCTCTTGACCTTAGTTGCAGTGGTCTTAGAGGCAACCTCAGTTCCAACAGCAGTCTCTTTCACCTTTCACACCTTCGGAGACTCAACCttgctttcaattattttaaccgCTCCTCCATTCCACCTGAGTTTGGTATGTTTTCAAGTTTGACACACCTTAACCTTTCTAGCACATGGTTCTCAGGTCAAGTCCCAACTGAAATATCTCACTTGTCCAAATTGATCTCTCTTGATCTTTCTTTGAATGAACCATTGATACTCGAAGCACCAGCCATGAAAATGATTGTCCAAAACCTTACTCTAGTAAGAGAGATTTTTCTTGATTACATAAACATGTCTTCAGTTGATCTTGGTTCCTTGATGAACCTATCTTCTTCATTAACTTCTCTCAGCCTCAATTTATGTGGATTGCAAGGACAATTcccggaaaacattttccaccTACCAAACCTCCAGCTCCTGAGTTTATTGTTGAATAGCGATCTATACGGGCGTTTACCTGTGTCCAATTGGAGCAGTTCCCTTGAACTGTTGAAGCTTGGCTCCACAAGTTTCTCAGGAGGATTGCCAGAAATAATTGGCAATCTTGACTCCATCAAGGTGTTGGATCTTGGAAACTGTGCTTTCTACGGATCAGTTCCAGCTTCGCTTGGGAATCTTCAACAGCTCAATCAATTAGATCTTTCGAATAACAACTGGACAGGGCAGATCCCGGATGTTTTCGGCAACCTCAGCAAACTAAACAGCCTATCCCTTCAAGTCGGTAATTTCAGTGGTATGTTGCCATCATCTGTCTTTAACCTCACTGAACTCTTACGTTTAGACCTGTCTCAAAACCAACTAGAGGGAACTCTTCCTGATCACATATGTGGCCTTGACAATGTTACTTATCTTGACCTATCTTATAACTTGCTCAGTGGCACAATACCATCTTGTTTGTTCGGTCTCCCATCATTGGTCTGGTTTAACCTTAATAATAACCACCTCACTGGAGAACTTGGTGAACATTGGTCAAAGTCTTTGCTAGAAATAAGACTGGAAAGTAACAAGATAAATGGTCTTATTCCACCATCAATCTCTGAATTGGTGAATCTCACCAATTTTGACGTTTCATCAAACAACTTGAGTGGCATTGTGGACTTAAACCTGTTTTCAAACATGAAAAACCTTTGGGGACTTGATCTTTCACACAACAGTCTGTCTGTCGTCACTAATAATAATAGGAACTCAACCTGGCCCCAATTCTACAAACTGGCATTGTCGTCTTGCAACATAATTGAGTTCCCAGACttcttgaaaattcaaaatcagCTCAACTTTTTGTCTCTATCCCACAATAGAATTCATGGAGAAATTCCCAAATGGCTGTCAGCAAAGGGGATGCAGTCTTTACAATATTTGGATCTTTCTCACAACTTTCTGACCATTGTAAACGAACTTCCACCCAGCTTACAATATCTTGACCTCACTTCCAACTTGCTTCAACAACCATTTCCAATTCTTCCACAATCCATGTACATTCTTTTAATAGCAAATAATAAACTCACTGGAGAAATCCCACCTTGGATTTGCAATATCACCACCTTCCAGATCATAAACTTATCTAATAATAGTTTGAGTGGCAATATTCCACAGTGCTTGGGGAACTTCAGTACTGAACTATCCGTGTTGAATTTGAGGAGCAACAGCTTCCATGGCACCATTCCAGGATCATTTACAGAgggaaataaaataagaagtcTTGATTTGAATGGCAATGAGTTGGAAGGATCGTTACCACTATCCTTAGCTAATTGCAAAATGTTGGAAGTCCTCGATCTGGGAAACAATTACATAAATGATAGTTTTCCCCTTTGGCTGCAAACTCTTCCGAAGCTACAGGTTCTGGTGCTCCGCTCTAACAGACTACATGGTTCTATAGGCAATCCCACTGCGATATCTCCTTTCTCTAGTCTAAGAATCATTGATCTCTCGCACAATGAGTTCATCGGCCTTCTGCCGACACAGTACATTGCAAATTTTCAAGCTATGAAGAAAGTGGATGGAGAAGTTAAAGCTACACCAAAGTATATAGGGGAAATATATTATCAGGATTCTATAGTTTTGACGATGAAAGGGACAGAGATTCCAATGGAGAGAATACTAACTATCTTTACAACCATTGACCTATCAAGCAACCGATTTGAAGGACAGATTCCAAAGGAGGTTGGACTTCTTAGTTCACTCATAGTCCttaatatttcaagaaacaGCGTCACTGGTCAAATACCATCATCACTTGGGAACCTGACAGCACTTGAATCACTGGATCTCTCATCAAATGGGCTTGGTGGAGGCATTCCTTCACAATTAACAAGGCTGACCTTCCTTGCAGTACTAAACCTCTCATATAATCAGCTTGTAGGCCCTATTCCTCATGGCAGTCAATTTGACACCTTTCAGAATGATTCATATGTTGGAAACTTGCGGTTGTGCGGATTTCCGTTATCTGTGAAATGTAGTGGTGATGTGGCACCACAACCCCCACCATTCCAAGAGAAAGAAGATCCTGCAAGCTTATTCAATTGGAAGTTTGCCATGATAGGTTATGGATGTGGGCTGGTGATTGGATTGTCCGTGGGATATATTGTATTCACGACAGGAAAGCCACAATGGTTCGTAAGGAAGGTCGAGGTTGAACAAAAGAAATGGTTAAGAAGACGGACAAAGAGGAATATATAA
- the LOC18095471 gene encoding UDP-glycosyltransferase 74E2 codes for MEREQKTSSASHVLVLPLPIQGHINPMLQFSKRLASKGLRVTLITPTSMGTSMHQDNACSINMEPIFDGYKEGERAATAEEYIERFKATIPQSLAELIDKNSTSQYPAKFIIYDSILPWVLDVAKSWGIEGGPFFTQSCAVTVLYYHTLQGSALKIPMEEKSPVSLPSLPQLEFSDLPSLVHGPGSYPGIYDLLFSQFSNIDEASWLLWNTFNELEDEIVDWMASKWPIKPIGPTIPSMFLDKRLEDDKDYGLSLFKPNSETCMKWLDSKEPGSVVYVSFGSLAVLTEDQMAELAWGLKRSNTHFLWVVRESEKQKVPGNFVEETTEMGLIITWSPQLKVLAHKSVGCFMTHCGWNSTLEALSLGVPMVAMPQWTDQPSNAKFVADVWQAGVRVKVGENGMVTQEEIERCIREVMMEGERRDEIRTHSEKWKKLARMAMDEGGSSDKNIDEFVASLNACNSNSTKSPDQRP; via the exons ATGGAGAGGGAACAAAAAACCAGCAGTGCAAGTCATGTGCTAGTCCTTCCGCTGCCTATACAAGGCCACATAAATCCAATGCTTCAATTCTCTAAGCGTTTAGCTTCAAAAGGCCTCAGGGTCACGCTAATTACCCCCACTTCAATGGGCACCTCCATGCATCAAGACAACGCTTGTTCCATCAACATGGAACCCATTTTTGATGGTTACAAAGAAGGTGAAAGAGCAGCAACCGCAGAGGAATACATCGAGCGTTTCAAGGCCACAATCCCGCAAAGCTTAGCTGAGCTCATCGACAAAAATAGTACCAGCCAATACCCTGCTAAATTCATCATTTATGACTCCATTCTACCATGGGTTCTGGATGTGGCGAAGAGCTGGGGCATAGAAGGAGGTCCGTTTTTCACCCAATCATGCGCGGTTACTGTTTTATATTACCATACACTACAAGGGAGCGCTTTGAAAATTCCTATGGAAGAAAAATCGCCGGTGTCCCTGCCTTCCCTGCCACAGTTGGAGTTCAGTGATCTACCATCCCTTGTTCATGGTCCAGGTTCGTATCCCGGTATTTATGACCTCCTTTTTAGCCAGTTCTCAAATATAGATGAAGCGAGCTGGCTCCTCTGGAACACTTTCAATGAACTTGAAGATGAG ATTGTCGACTGGATGGCGAGCAAGTGGCCAATCAAGCCAATAGGACCAACAATTCCGTCAATGTTCTTGGACAAGCGGCTGGAGGACGACAAAGACTATGGTCTCAGCCTCTTCAAGCCAAATTCTGAAACTTGCATGAAATGGTTAGACTCCAAGGAACCAGGCTCAGTTGTTTATGTATCATTTGGCAGCCTCGCTGTTCTGACAGAAGACCAAATGGCAGAATTGGCCTGGGGTCTGAAAAGAAGCAACACTCACTTTCTATGGGTTGTAAGAGAATCAGAAAAGCAAAAGGTACCAGGCAACTTCGTAGAGGAGACAACAGAGATGGGTCTAATCATAACATGGAGTCCTCAACTAAAGGTCCTGGCTCACAAATCCGTGGGATGCTTCATGACTCATTGTGGGTGGAATTCAACACTTGAGGCTTTGAGCTTGGGAGTGCCAATGGTGGCAATGCCACAGTGGACAGATCAACCATCTAATGCAAAGTTTGTTGCTGATGTTTGGCAAGCAGGGGTTAGAGTAAAGGTAGGTGAAAATGGGATGGTGACACAAGAAGAGATAGAGAGGTGTATAAGGGAAGTCATGATGGAAGGTGAAAGAAGGGATGAGATCAGAACTCATTCTGAGAAATGGAAGAAACTAGCCAGAATGGCTATGGATGAAGGTGGAAGCTCTGACAAGAACATTGATGAGTTTGTAGCAAGCTTGAATGCATGCAACTCCAATAGCACCAAGAGTCCTGATCAGAGACCTTAA